The genomic stretch CGCTAAACTTGTCCATTCTTTATTCTTCTGCAAAAGGTCTCGCCCCATGCTGATCGCCGCCAATAAGGCTGTCTCCATCGACTATACCCTGACCAACGACGCTGGTGAGGTCATCGACAGCTCCGCCGGCGGCGCGCCGCTGGTCTACCTGCAAGGCGCAGGTAACATCATTCCAGGCCTGGAAAAAGCCCTGGAAGGTAAAGCTGTCGGCGACGAACTGACCGTAGCTGTTGAACCTGAAGACGCTTACGGCGAATACGCCGCCGAGCTGGTCAGCACCCTGAGCCGCAGCATGTTCGAAGGCGTCGACGAACTGGAAGTGGGCATGCAGTTCCACGCTTCCGCGCCAGACGGCCAAATGCAGATCGTCACCATCCGTGACCTGGACGGCGACGACGTGACCGTTGACGGCAACCACCCGTTGGCCGGCCAGCGCCTGAACTTCCAAGTGAAGATCATCGACATCCGTGACGCCAGCGAAGAAGAAGTCGCCCATGGTCACGTCCATGGCGAAGGTGGTCATCACCACTGATTTCTGCGCTAAGCTCAGGTATCTGGAGAGGCGCCTTTGGGCGCCTTTTTAGTCGGCGCCGGTTAAAGGGCGCCGGGCGAGAGTGCGGTTGAAGGGCGTTTCGAGAAAAACACGGGATATCTGGAGTTCATCATGAGTGCTTTTCACGACCTTACTTTAAAAGCGTTGGACGGCCAGGCGTTACCGCTGGCGCCCTTCAAAGGGCATGTCGTATTGGTGGTCAACGTGGCCTCCAAGTGTGGTTTGACCCCACAATATGCCGCCCTGGAAAGCCTCTACCAGCAGTACAAAGGCCAAGGCTTCAGCGTGCTGGGCTTGCCTTGCAACCAGTTCGCCGGCCAGGAGCCGGGCACTGAAGACGAGATCAAGGATTTCTGCAGCCTCAACTACGGCGTGAGCTTTCCGTTGTCCAGCAAGCTGGAAGTCAACGGCCATGAGCGCCATCAGTTGTACCGTCTGCTGGCGGGCGAGGGTGCGGAGTTTCCTGGCGACATCACCTGGAATTTCGAAAAATTCCTGCTGGGCAAGGACGGCCGGGTGCTGGCGCGTTTTTCGCCGCGTACGGCACCGGATGATCCTGCGGTCGTTCAGGCGATTGAAAAAGCGCTGAGCTGATATCTCCCCCCTGTAGGAGCGAGCCGCAAGCGGGCACTCGCTCCTACAATATTTCCTATCTTTTGGTCCTTAATCACTGCAATCAATAGTGCTATTCAAGCGCGCGCTCACTCCATATTATCCCCGTCATAAACCTTGGATCCCTGTGGAGTGCCGCATGCCTGTACAAGCCCTGTTTAAGCCGTTTTCCCTGGGTACCCTGCAATTGCCGACCCGTGTGGTCATGGCACCCATGACCCGTTCATTTTCCCCGGGCGGCGTGCCGAACTCGAAAGTCATCGAGTACTACCGTCGTCGCGCGGCGGCTGGCGTGGGCCTGGTCATCACCGAGGGCACCACGGTCGGCCACAAGGCGGCCAACGGTTACCCGAACGTTCCGCAGTTCTATGGTGAAGCGGCCTTGGCCGGCTGGAAAAAGGTCGTGGACGCGGTGCATGCCGAAGGTGGCAAGATCGTTCCGCAACTCTGGCACGTCGGTAGCGTGCGGCGCATCGGCACCGAGCCGGACGCCAGTGTTCCGGGCTATGGTCCGTCGGAAAAGCTCAAGGACGGCCAGGTCGTGGTGCACGGCATGACCGAACAGGATATCCAGGAAGTAATCGCTGCCTTCGCCCAGGCCGCCAAGGATGCGCAGAGCATCGGCATGGACGGCGTGGAAATCCACGGCGCCCACGGCTACCTGCTGGACCAGTTCTTCTGGGAGACCAGTAACCAGCGTACCGATCAGTACGGCGGTAGCCTGGCCAACCGCTCGCGCTTTGCCATCGAATTGATCCAGGCGGTGCGGGCAGCGGTCGGCGAAGGATTCCCGATCATTTTCCGTTTCTCCCAGTGGAAGCAGCAGGACTACACCGCGCGCCTGGTGCAGACGCCCGAGGCGCTGGGTGAGTTCCTCAAGCCGTTGTCCGACGCTGGTGTGGACATTTTCCATTGCTCGACACGGCGTTTCTGGGAGCCGGAGTTTGACGGTTCCGACCTCAACCTGGCCGGCTGGACTCGCGTGCTGACCGGCAAGCCGACCATCACCGTGGGCAGCGTGGGCCTGGACGGCGAATTCCTGCAGTTCATGGTCAACACTGACAAGGTGGCGCAGCCGGCCAGCCTGGAAAACCTGCTGGAGCGCCTGAACAACGATGAGTTCGATCTGGTGGCGGTAGGGCGGGCGCTGCTGGTTGACCCGGACTGGGCGCAGAAAGTCCGCGATGGCCGTGAAGGCGAGATTCTGCCGTTCAGTCGCGAAGCGTTGATGACGCTGGTTTAAGCGCCACCGCAACCTTCTCTGGCGCGGGGACCTGACAGGCCCCGCGCAATTGGTCTTCGAACTGCTCGATGATCGCCGCCCAACCCTGGCGGCTCGCGTGCTGTCGCGCATTCAGGCGCACGCAGCGCAGGGTTTCATCCTCCTCCAGCAACCACGCTGCCGCATCGCAGAACGCCTCTTCATCACCCGGCATCGCCAACACGCCGTTGTAGCCATGGCGAATATGCTGCGCCGCCGCGGCCTGATCATAAGCCACCACGCCCAGACCGGAGGCCAGCGCCTCCAGCACCACATTACCGAAGGTTTCGGTCAGGCTCGGAAACACAAACACATCCCCGCACGCATAGTGCGCCGCCAAGGCCTCACCGCGCTGTGAGCCACAGAAGATCGCCTGCGGCAGCTCCTTTTCCAGTGCCGCGCGTTGCGGCCCGTCGCCGACCACGATCAATTTCAGATTGCGCTGTGGATAAGTACTGCACAGCTTTTCGAAACAACGTTTGAGCAGGCCAAGGTTTTTTTCGGGGGCGAGCCGACCGACGTGCATGACCGCGATGTCTCCCTCAGCCAGGCCCCATTGCTCACGCAAGGCGTTCAGCCGTTTGGTCGGATGAAACAACTGGCTGTCGACGCCCCGGGACAACAGCGCCAGGCGCTCGAAATGCCGGCGCTCCAGTTCCAGTCGCTGACTGATGCTCGGCACCAATGTCAGCGTCGAACGGTTATGAAACCAGCGCAAGTAATGCGTCAGCATCCGGGTCAGCAAACCGAGACCGTACTGACTGGTGTATTGCTGGAAATTGGTGTGGAAACCGCTCACCACCGAGATCCCCAGGCGCCGCGCTGCCCGCAGGGCCGACAGGCCCAGCGGGCCTTCGGTGGCGATGTACAGCACGTCCGGGCGCTGGCGTTTCCAGCGCCTGAGCAGTTTGTGCATCGACGACTGACCCCACTGCAACCCCGGATATCCCGGCAGCGGCCAGCCGCGGCAGAGCAGCAGGGCGTCGTCGCTGGCCAGGGCCTGATCGCCGTCCTGGCGCGGGCGCACCAGTTCGACCTGGTGCCCACGGGCGCGCAGGCCATCACACAAGCGGCCCAGAGTATTGGCCACGCCGTTGATTTCCGGAGGGAAGGTTTCGGTGATCAGGGTGATATGCAGAGTTGTCGTCATGACCCCAGTGTCAGTTGGGGTCATGTCGTCATTGTGTCAGGGTGATGATGAATTGATGACCGGCTCAGCCCTGGCTGGTTACCAGGTTTTCCGCACCGCGCTCACGCACCCAGAACAGGGTCGCCCCCGCCACTGCGGCCGGCATCATCAGAATGTTCACCACCGGAATCAGCAGCACTAGATAGACGATCCCGCCAAAGCTCATGCTCTGCCAGCGTTTTTCCCGCAGCCAGGCGAGCATCTCGTTCCAGCCCAGCTTGTGGTTGTCTGCCGGGTAGTCGATGTACTGGATCGCCATCATCCACACCCCGAAGATCAACCACAGCGGTGCGGCGATCAGGTTGACCACCGGAATGAACGACAAAATGAACAGCGCCAACGCCCGGGGCAGGAAGTACCCCAGCTTGCGCATTTCCCGGGCCAGGGTGCGTGGGACCATGGCCATCAGTTCGCCCCAGCTGAAGGCCGGGAAGTCATCGGTGCCGCGGACCACCACTTCGACTTTCTCGGCAAGAAAGCCGTTGAAGGGCGCAGCGATCACGTTGGCCAGCAGGGTGAAGGTGAAAAACACCATCAGCGCCACCAACACCACGAACATTGGCCAGAGAACATAACTGAGGAAGCTCAGCCAGTCGGGCAGCGACGGCATCAGGGTGTCGACCCACAGGCTGAACTGGTGGCCGGCCAGGTAGATCAAGCCGACGAACAGCACCAGGTTGATGGCCAGCGGCAGCAGCACGAACAAGCGCAGGCCGGGACTCAGGACCAGCTTGAGGCCTTCGCGCAGGTATTGCGGGCCGGACAGAACGGGGGCGGGCATAAGGTGCTCCGAGCAAGGGGAAAACGCGCCGACCTTACCGGCTTTGCCCCACAGGCGAAAGCGTGGCAAGCGGATCGACATTAACTGTAACAAAGGCGCCGTTAAATCGGCCGCTTGGAGATAGAGACCGCCTATGAGCTGGATTGTTAAACGGTATTTCCTTAATCTTCGCCTCCTCGATACGCTGCACCCATTATTTTTCAGGACTGTCGCGCGATGCACTTCCCCAAGTGCTGTCACGGTCCTTTTTTATTCCAGCCGGCAATCCGGCACCCGCGCCAGGTAATACCGGCCGGTCGATAGGAGTGAGTCATGTCTGATGTACGTCATTCGCGAGTGATTATTCTCGGTTCCGGCCCTGCCGGTTACAGCGCCGCGGTCTATGCCGCCCGTGCCAACCTCAAGCCGCTGCTGATCACCGGCATGCAGGCTGGCGGTCAACTGACCACCACCACCGAAGTCGACAACTGGCCTGGCGACGTCCATGGCCTGACCGGCCCGGCGCTGATGGAGCGGATGAAAGAGCACGCCGAGCGCTTCGAGACCGAAATCGTGTTCGACCACATCAATGCCGTCGACTTCGCAGCCAAGCCTTACACCCTGACTGGCGACAGCGGCACTTACACCTGTGACGCGCTGATCATCGCCACCGGCGCCAGTGCGCGTTACCTGGGCCTGCCGTCGGAAGAAGCGTTCATGGGCAAGGGCGTTTCGGCCTGCGCTACCTGCGATGGTTTCTTCTATCGCAACAAGCCGGTCGCTGTGGTTGGTGGCGGTAACACCGCCGTGGAAGAAGCCCTGTACCTGGCCAACATCGCCAGCACCGTGACCCTGGTGCACCGCCGCGAGACCTTCCGCGCCGAGAAGATCCTGATCGACAAGCTGAACGCCCGTGTGGCCGAAGGCAAGATCATCCTCAAGCTCAACTCCAACCTGGACGAAGTGCTGGGTGACAACATGGGCGTGACCGGTGCGCGCCTGAAGAACAACGACGGCAGCTTCGACGAGTTGAAAGTCGACGGCGT from Pseudomonas sp. S04 encodes the following:
- a CDS encoding FKBP-type peptidyl-prolyl cis-trans isomerase, coding for MLIAANKAVSIDYTLTNDAGEVIDSSAGGAPLVYLQGAGNIIPGLEKALEGKAVGDELTVAVEPEDAYGEYAAELVSTLSRSMFEGVDELEVGMQFHASAPDGQMQIVTIRDLDGDDVTVDGNHPLAGQRLNFQVKIIDIRDASEEEVAHGHVHGEGGHHH
- a CDS encoding glutathione peroxidase yields the protein MSAFHDLTLKALDGQALPLAPFKGHVVLVVNVASKCGLTPQYAALESLYQQYKGQGFSVLGLPCNQFAGQEPGTEDEIKDFCSLNYGVSFPLSSKLEVNGHERHQLYRLLAGEGAEFPGDITWNFEKFLLGKDGRVLARFSPRTAPDDPAVVQAIEKALS
- a CDS encoding NADH:flavin oxidoreductase, which codes for MPVQALFKPFSLGTLQLPTRVVMAPMTRSFSPGGVPNSKVIEYYRRRAAAGVGLVITEGTTVGHKAANGYPNVPQFYGEAALAGWKKVVDAVHAEGGKIVPQLWHVGSVRRIGTEPDASVPGYGPSEKLKDGQVVVHGMTEQDIQEVIAAFAQAAKDAQSIGMDGVEIHGAHGYLLDQFFWETSNQRTDQYGGSLANRSRFAIELIQAVRAAVGEGFPIIFRFSQWKQQDYTARLVQTPEALGEFLKPLSDAGVDIFHCSTRRFWEPEFDGSDLNLAGWTRVLTGKPTITVGSVGLDGEFLQFMVNTDKVAQPASLENLLERLNNDEFDLVAVGRALLVDPDWAQKVRDGREGEILPFSREALMTLV
- a CDS encoding glycosyltransferase family 4 protein, which codes for MTPTDTGVMTTTLHITLITETFPPEINGVANTLGRLCDGLRARGHQVELVRPRQDGDQALASDDALLLCRGWPLPGYPGLQWGQSSMHKLLRRWKRQRPDVLYIATEGPLGLSALRAARRLGISVVSGFHTNFQQYTSQYGLGLLTRMLTHYLRWFHNRSTLTLVPSISQRLELERRHFERLALLSRGVDSQLFHPTKRLNALREQWGLAEGDIAVMHVGRLAPEKNLGLLKRCFEKLCSTYPQRNLKLIVVGDGPQRAALEKELPQAIFCGSQRGEALAAHYACGDVFVFPSLTETFGNVVLEALASGLGVVAYDQAAAAQHIRHGYNGVLAMPGDEEAFCDAAAWLLEEDETLRCVRLNARQHASRQGWAAIIEQFEDQLRGACQVPAPEKVAVALKPASSTLRD
- the cysZ gene encoding sulfate transporter CysZ yields the protein MPAPVLSGPQYLREGLKLVLSPGLRLFVLLPLAINLVLFVGLIYLAGHQFSLWVDTLMPSLPDWLSFLSYVLWPMFVVLVALMVFFTFTLLANVIAAPFNGFLAEKVEVVVRGTDDFPAFSWGELMAMVPRTLAREMRKLGYFLPRALALFILSFIPVVNLIAAPLWLIFGVWMMAIQYIDYPADNHKLGWNEMLAWLREKRWQSMSFGGIVYLVLLIPVVNILMMPAAVAGATLFWVRERGAENLVTSQG
- the trxB gene encoding thioredoxin-disulfide reductase — translated: MSDVRHSRVIILGSGPAGYSAAVYAARANLKPLLITGMQAGGQLTTTTEVDNWPGDVHGLTGPALMERMKEHAERFETEIVFDHINAVDFAAKPYTLTGDSGTYTCDALIIATGASARYLGLPSEEAFMGKGVSACATCDGFFYRNKPVAVVGGGNTAVEEALYLANIASTVTLVHRRETFRAEKILIDKLNARVAEGKIILKLNSNLDEVLGDNMGVTGARLKNNDGSFDELKVDGVFIAIGHTPNTSLFEGQLTLKDGYMVVQGGRDGNATATSIEGIFAAGDVADHVYRQAITSAGAGCMAALDAERYLDNLKNA